Below is a genomic region from Desulfuromonas sp..
AACTGTCGCCGCTATCGCCTTTTCCGCAATCATTCTCGTGACCGCTGTCCTTCCCGCCGAGTACGGCATCGATCCAACCGGTGTCGGCACCGTTCTTGGCCTGACCAAGATGGGTGAAATCAAGGTTTCGCTCGCTCAGGAGGCCACCGCCGAAATGGTTACTGGCAAGGCCTTGAAAACGGAGGCCAAAGAGGTGGCCGCGCCGCTGGCAGAGCTATTCGAAAGTGCCGTTGGGACTTCAGTTCAAAAATCAGTCAAATCCGACAGCATTACGTTGTCTCTCCAGCCTGATCAGGGTAGGGAGGTCAAGGTCAAAATGGAAAAGGGAGGCAAGGTCAGTTATAAATGGAAGACAAGTAACGGGCGAGCCAATTTTGATATTCATGGCGACTCGGCAAAACACAATATCAATTATTTCAACTACAGCAAAGGTTCATCCGAGAGCAATGAGGGCGTGCTGGAAGCAGCGTTCGATGGGAAGCACGGCTGGTTTTGGAGAAACCGCACCGGCAAGCCCATGACCATTACCCTCGAAGTGAAAGGTGAATTTACGGAAATGACCCAAGAGGCTTAATCCCTAATCTCATCGGTAGCCGTGGTCAGATCAGCTTGGCCTGCCGTATCACGACCGACCATCATTAAGATGCAGAATGGCCCGTCCTCGCTGGATGGGCCATTTTTTTCAAAGGGGCTTTTCCTCCCGATATCTGGGAGTTAGGTTCAAAAGGTGTGTCAGTGTTTGTGCAGTGCCAGTTTCAGAGCAGGAGGTGTCATCAAGGTCGTTGCAATGGCCATGATCACCACGGAGGAGAACATGTACTGAATGATCGGGTGGACCGGTTCCGGCATGGTGAAGATTCCGGCACGCAGGGCGATGTCGGCGATGATCAGTTCGACCGCCCCGCGGGCGTTCATCCCGACCCCAATTGCGAGAGATTCTCTGGGCGACATTCCCGCAACACGTGCACTGGCACCTGCTCCCAGAACCTTTCCTACCGTTGCAATGGCGATCATCGCGATAACGAACCCCGGCACGACCTGCATCGCCTTCATGTCGAGATGCATGCCTATCGAGGCAAAGAAGACCGGGGCAAGGAACCCGGTTGTCAGTCCCTTCGTTTTGGCAAGGATATCGCGGTAGATTTTAGGTGTAATCGTCCTTCTTCGGAAAAAGAGGCCGGCGAGGAAAGCGCCCAGGATGAAGTGCATCCCGAGGAATTCAGCCAGCATGGCATAGGATAGGGCCGCTATCAAAAGCATGCTGAATTCGAATTCGTCTGCCTTGCTTTTATCCAAATACTTGCCTATGGCTGGAAACAGGTAGTGTCCCAGTGCGCTTGCGATCAAAAAGAAAAGAGCGATCTTGCCGAACAGCAGGGCGAGGGCGGTTCCGTCTGGGATTGTGCCGGTTTGGACAAAGCCGGTCAGAACGGCCAGCAATATGAGACTCAGGGTGTCGTCGATGACGGCGGCCGAGATGATCGTTTGACCGACTTTGGTTTCGAGTTTTCCTATGTCCATGAGGGACTTGATGCTTACCGGGACTGCCGTTACGGCCATCACCGTCCCAAGGAAGAGGGCCTGTGCAGTACGAAGGTCCGAAGGGGGCAGTGCCAGGTAGGCGAACCCCATGCCGAGAGCAAAAGGAATGACCATGCCACCCGTGGCCACGATAAGGGAAGTCTTTGAGGCTTTGAGGAGCTTGACGGGGTTTAGTTCGATCCCACCGAGGAGCATTAAAAAGAAAATCCCGAGGTCGGTGATGGCTGTAAACACCTCATTCTCGGTCAGGCCAGAGAGGACAGGGAATTGCTGGTCATAGTGGTGCACGAGGATCCCGAGGCAGATTCCCGAGACCAGTTCGCCCAGGAGGGCAGGTTGTCCGAGGCGCTCTGAAATTTCGCCGAAGGTCCTCGTTACGATCAGGAGCACGAGGAGTATGTAGATAATTGACATGCCGATCGCTCTTTCCTCGGTTGCGCAAGCAGCCGGGTCTTTCTCTTGTCACTCGACAAGGAGTCCGGGCGGGGAGGGCGGCGCACAGGTGCGGCCTTTGTTCGTTGTTGGCGCCCTAATTCCCCTTGAGGAGGTTCGGTCCCGCCTCCGGCACCCGCGACAGGCGGGCCTGCTCGCGGATGTTTTCCTCCTGGCTGGTGAGTCCCCCCTCGGCGACGGTCGCCGCTGCCTCCGTCGTGGCCTGTGCTTCTGGGCGAACCGTCTCTTCTGCCTTTATCGTCTCCCTCTCTTCCACCATCCGGACCGGCACCGCCTCGGGGAAGAGTACCTCCCGTTCCTCGTCCGGCATGGAGATCCCCTCGTCCTGAAAGGCCCTGTTCACCAGGCGCATGACCGATGACTTCATCTTGTTGGCGTCGAAGGCGTTGCCGTCGATCCAGAACATGATGCGCAGGTTGACGGTCGCGGCGGCGAGCTTCTCGACCAGGACCAGCGGCTCGGGTTTCTCGAGGACTGAGTCGTGGGCGGCCAGGACTCCGAGGGCTACGGCCTGGGCCCGCGGGATGAGATTGTCGTATCCGATGCCGACTTCGAAGCTCAGCCTCCTTCGAGGATTGGCGGTGAAGTTGAGGATGGTGCTCTTGTAGATTGTCGAGTTGGGGATCTGCACGTGGTTGCCGTCCAGGTCCATCAGGACCGTGCCGCGGGCTGTCACCTTCTGCACCACCCCGAGGTGTCCGGCGACCTCGATCAGGTCGCCGCCCTGGAAGGGGTTGCGCAGGCTGATCAGGATTCCCGCGAGGAAGTTCTCCATGATATCGCGGAAGGCGAATCCGATGACCAGGCCGACGACCCCCGTCCCGCCGAGGACGGTGACGGCGAGGCGGCTCAGGCCTACGACGTGGAGGGTGACGTAGATGCCGACGAGGAGGACGAAGATGCCGACTACCCGGGCGCCGACCTCCTGGAGCATGGGGTTTGCGACCCTGCGGCTCAGGATGAAGCGGGCCAGCCTGCCGCAGACGAGGGCGCCGAAGAGGAAGGCGATCAGGATGAGGAGACCGAGGCCGATCAGGGGCAGCGCCCGGACGAACTCCCGCAGAAGGTTCCGCAGGGTCCTGACCTCGGCGGAGAAGTCCCAGGGGGAGCGCTCGACGATGCGCACCCGGTTGACCACAGCGACCACGTCCTTGGTGTTTCGGGCCAATTCTCCCGCCCAGTCTTTGTATTCCTTGCGCAGGGTGGTGCCGTCGAGGAAGACGATCCCTTCTGAGACTTTGACCTCTGGAATTTCGAACCAACCGGTGGAGATGAGGATCCGTTCCAGGCGTTTGGCGATGTGAATGTCCGCCGATACCGGTTTGACTTCGATCGGCTGGGTGGCGAACTTGACCTCGTCTTCGCCGGTTGCGGCTGGGGGCGTTTGGGCGGTTGAGGATACCGGCGCGACGAGTCCCAGCAACAGAAGGAGCAGGACAGCCCATTGACGTGGATCTGTTTCGTGACCAGGGTTCATCGTATCCCCTTCCGGTTCGTCGAGGGCGGCGCAGGTTCGAGGTGCCGATAACCATCCCAATGCTCTTTGCCGGTGGCGCCCACGCCCTTTGAAACCGTATAGTGCGAGTGCCGCGACGGTACCCGATCTCGTTGGAAATCAGGATGAGACAAAGAGGGCAGGGATAATCGAGGCGCTGCTGAAGTTGTAGAGGAACTCCTCGGAAAACATCTGGTCGCCTCTCCGTTATTCGAAAGGTTGGGCCGGCTCTTCGCCACATGTGAAGTTTACCGTGTTCGGTCGATTTTGAACGTTTTTTTGTGCCGCAGGGTAACCCTCCTGGTCAGGTTCCCAGCTTTGTTCGTCCCTCTCTGCCCTGTCTCCCCATTCAATGGCTCTGGAAAATAGCTTCAGCTCTGGCTCAAAGCCGCCAACCTCTTAGGCTTTCGTAAGGCAAGACTTCGCTGGCAGGCCGATTCCTGTTTCTTGCCATCAATGCCCGGTTTGCGGTACGGGGGGAACAAATCCAATGAGGCAATCTTTTGGTAAACTTTCATGGCATGACCTGTCCTGACCCGTCCCTGGCGGCGGCATGTCTGAGGAAGCTGTCCGTTGCCGCAAGCTTCGTTTTCCCGACCGAATGTTCGGTGAGCCCCGATGGCTTTCAAAAAAAGGACCTGGGAAATACTTGAGGTCGCNCCAGTCGCCTCTTCGATATCTTTATTCTCGGGCTGATCTTTCTGAACGTGGCAGCCGTTGTCCTTGTTTCGGTCAGAGACCTGGAGGAGCGGTATGCGTTGTACTTCGAGGCCTTCGAGCTCTTCTCCGTTGTCGTGTTTTCTGCTGAATACCTGAGCCGCCTTTGGTCGTGTGTGACCGACCCCAGGTACGTGCGCCCTGTTGCCGGGCGGCTGCGATTCGCCGCAACGCCCATGGCGGTCGTCGATCTGCTGGCGGTCATGCCCTTCTACATCGGCCTTGTCGGCATCGACCTGCGGTTCATTCGTTCCCTGCGCCTGTTGCGGATCGTGCGGGTGGCCAAGGTGGGGCGCTACGTGAAGGCGCTGCAACTCTTCTCGAAGGTTCTCGGGGCCAAGCGGGAAGAGCTGGTTCTGACCTTGGGCATGATGCTCCTGTTGTTGATCATCGCCTCCTGCTTCATGTTCTATGTGGAGAACCCCGTACAGCCGGAACATTTTTCTGACATTCCCCACACCATGTGGTGGGCGGTGGCGACCTTCACTACGGTCGGGTACGGCGACGTTTATCCCGTGACCGGGCTCGGCAAGTTTCTTGCGGGAATCGTAGCCATCCTTGGCATCGGACTCTTCGCGTTGCCTACAGGTATCCTGGGCGCCGGTTTCGTGGAGGAGATGCAGAAAAGAAAGGGACGGCGGCGCTGCCCCCACTGCGGGCGGGAGATTGACGGGGCCTGATCTGTGCCTTGCCGGATCGAATCTGGCATGGGACCAACGGAAGGGGCGACACCGCGGTCATGAATACCATTGTCTGGCTCGGAATCGGCATCTGCATCACCCGGTCCGCCATGTTCTCCGGGCTCAACCTGGCTGTTTTCGACGGACAGACGGTCTCCCCCCGATTTTGAAGGGTCACCTGGAGCCCCTTTTCTGCGCAAGGTTCAGGCCTCGGGGAGGAAGTGGGTCATTCTCACCGACCCAACCGGCGAACCGCTGCTGGTTCTCGACGCTGACGGCTTTCTGCGGGATGCTCTGTTCGAAGGGACGCCTCTCAATCCATACGCTTTTTGCCACCGGCCGATTGGTTGAAAAGGACATCGGTCCTGCGCTCTGGGATGTTGTCTGCCGCTGGAAGGTCCATTCCCGCCGCCAGGGGGACGATGATGTCCTGGGGCGCCTGCTCCGCGGGATCGCCGCCCATGATGTGGGGATGCACAAAGAGCAGCATTCTCCTGGAGCATGCCGGGTTCTGGGGGGTATCCTGTGAGCAGTTATTCTACCGCAGGTGGTGAAACAGGTGTCTCCTGCTGAAGGTTCAGGAACGCCGGCGGCGCGCCGCCACCCTTGCTCTCGCCAAAATAGATGGTGGTGTGGGGGAAGGGGATTTCGATGCCGAGCTCATCGAATCGTTTTTTCATGCGGCGGTTGAATTCGCGCCCCACCCACCACTGCTTGATGGGGATCGTTTTCAACCGCGCCTTGATGACGACCGCCGAGTCGGCGAAGGCATCCACCCCCAGCACCTCGAGCGGTTCCAGGATCTTCGGCCCGTATTCCTCGTCTTCCTGCAATGCGGCGCCGATCTCCCTCAGCACTTTCATGACTTCGTCCATATCCTCTCGGTAGGCCACCCCCACTTCCATGACATAGTAGGAAAAGTCCTTCGTCAGGTTGCTGACGTTGTCGATGGTGCTGTAGGGGATCGTATGGACGGTTCCGGCGACGTCTCGCAGTCTCACGGTGCGGATCGAAACGGCCTCCACCACCCCCCCCTTGTCGCCGACCTTGATCACGTCTCCGACTGCGACCTGATCCTCCAGCAGGATGAAGACCCCGGTGATGACGTCCTGAACCAGCTTCTGCGAGCCGAATCCGACCGCTAACCCCAGGACCCCGGCACCGGCCAGCAAGGGGCCGATGTTCACTCCCAACTCGGCCAGGACCATCAGGGAGGAGATCACCATCAGAACGACCAGCAGGGCTTTGCGGGCGATGGTCATCAGGGTCCGTGAACGGGCGTCGTGTGCGGGAGTAACCCCGTCTTCGCCGAGTATGTTCAGGTACCTCTGGATCAGGCTGTTGGCGACCTCCCAGACCACCAGTGAAATGACAATGATCCCGACCACCCGAACGGCTGTCCCTCCCAGCACCTTCCCCGGTTCGCTCGCCAGCCATTCGAGGACGTTAACCCCCCAGGCCTGAAGAACGGCCAGGGCGACGAAAAGATACACCACCGCCTTGAGGAGCACATGGGCGCCGCCGAGGTAGCGGTTGGCACGGCTTTCCAGGCCGGGGAAGCGGCTTTTTTGATCGTCGCTGATGCGAAAGCCGCGGCTCATATATATCTCAAAAAGGCGCAGCAACCCGGCACCTGCGAGGAGGGCGACCACGGACAACAGACTCGCCCGCAGCAGATACCAGGCACCGCCGGGCACCTTGAGGCTCCAGATCAAATACAGGGCGATGACGTAGGCTCCTGCCAACAAGTGCCAGATCTTGCCGAGACGGCCCAGCAAAGCCCGGGGGCTCCAACCCTCGGCGCGCGATTCTTCAGAGACTCTTTGCAGCCAGTCTCTTACCTCTATGCGATTTTGCAATACCACCACGAACAGCAGGATGGCAACCACCAGTCCCAGCGCGCCGAGGAGAAGCTCGTAGAGAGATCTCGACAGGTCGAGGAGCAGGGCGGCTTGAAGGAAAAAATAACCATAGAGGACGGTGCGCGAGAGGCGGCCTGCCCAGATTTTCAAGTAGTGTGCCGTCTCGTCGGCGAGTCTGGGAATCCTCAGGCGAGGAGATTCGGAGGCGGTGATCAGTTCTGCCAGGGCGATGACAACCTGGGCCAGAATGAAGGCGTTGACCCAGGCCAAGGCCACCAGCCGCGTCTTCTCCCGGGGATCGATGATCGCGAGGTAGAGCCAGGCCGCCGCCAAAAAGCCGGCCACGGGAATCAAATCAAGAAGGAGCAGCAGGACCAGCCTCCCGGCACGGCCCATCGCGGAGGCTACATCCCGGTCTTGAAGGGTGCGTCGGGGGCGGCGCACCAGCGCTCGAAGGAGGAGGGCCGTCCCGTAGGCGGCCAGCAGAACCAATGTCAGGTTGAGGAGGACTTCTCCCCAGAAACTGCGCAACTGTGGTTCGGTGCCCTGCTGTCGCAACCACTGCCACGCCAGGGGAAGTTCGTTGATTGCCCCGGCCGCCGAAAGAAAGGTTTTCGAAATAACATCCAACCGGGACGATATGCCAAGGAGAAGCTGCGAGGCGGCGCTCTTGACCCGGGGTTTCTCGGGAGGGGCCTGGGCCAGGGCCAGGATCTCCAACTGGGCGATCAGCTCCTGGCGGGCCTGAGGATCCTCCAGGGTTTGAATCAGGGCTGCGATCTTCTCCGGCGAGGGGCCCTGTGCCGTTCCATTCCCTTCTCCGGCGATGACCGGGGGGACAAGGCTCAGCAGCAACAACATGAACCCTAGCAGTCGGCCGATGACCATTAGGCAATTGGGCACGATCTTTCCCCTCCTCTCGTGAGCTTTCTCTTAAAAACGACCCTCCGCACTTGAAGGGAATTCAAAACCCAGCTGTGCCCGTAATCACCCTCCCGTTCCGGCCTGAAGACGGCGGTTCAAAAAATGGGTCCCAAACAAGGGCATCTTTTGCATGTTTTTACTGAACCAAGTCGCCGGGAGCGGCGCTTGCCCGTCTCACTGGGATGGGAATGGTCTTCCCCTGAGTATCGATAACGTCTGTCAAACGATCTCTGTCCCGGCAAACCCGTTTTCGCAGCCAGCGGAGAGCGCCGGCGTTCAGGGAAATTATACCAAGCCACCCCTTGTTTTCATTATCTCTCGAAGGGTGGCGCCACTTTTTCTGACTCCTTGCGTCCTCTGTTTGTTGGCCGTTTCGACACTTCTCTGCCTTGTGAAAAAAATATCGCCTCGGGGCCAGAAGAGTGTCCCGGGCCTGTCTTTAATTTTTGCCAGGTTTTTGGTGTCGCCAGCGACTCCGTTAAAGCTCTAAAGCATGGCTCAGGGGACGACAACCCAATGAAATAGTGTCGGTTTCCCGCCAGGTTGAATTTGGTCGGGACGGTGATAGTCTGGACATTGAAAAGACATATCAGGCAGCTTTTCGGTCACTCGAACCTACCGGAAAAGGAGGACGGGACAATGGCATTGGACATTTTCAGAGAGATGGAAAATCTTCGTCGGGAAATCGATGGGGCCTTCCGAGGCCTCGGGCTGGGGCGGCTTATGGAACCCTCTTTTCTGCCGGGACCCAGCACCCTGGGCTACCCCCAAATCAATTCCTCCCAGGACGAGAACAACCTTTACATCGCGGCCCTGGTTCCCGGGATCGAGCCGAAGGATCTCGAACTGACCGTCATTCGCGGCGTTCTGACCCTCTCCGGTGAGCGCAAGGGAAGTTCCCAGGAAAACAAAACCTGGCATCGCCGCGAGCGCGGTCTTGGAAAATTCATGCGCACCGTCGAACTGCCGTGCGAGGTGAACGCCGAAAGGGTCTCCGCGGAGTATAGGAATGGTGTGCTCACGGTCACCCTGCCAAAGCATGAGGCGGAAAGGCCGAAGAAGATCAGCGTCACGGCGCAATAACTGAAAATCATGAATCCAGCACTGGAGGTGACGTCATGGGACAGAGAGATATTTCGCTAACCGGCGGGGAAATGGAAGGGGGGGAGCAGACCCCTACCAGATTCACCCGACCTGCCGTGGACATCTTTGAGACCAACGAGGGGCTGACCATGAAGGCCGACCTTCCCGGCGTGAACAAGGAGGATCTGACAATCGATATCGACCGCGACCTCCTGACCTTGAAGGCGGAAACAAAACCCCAACCCAAGGGAGAGGCGATCCGGAAAGAGTTCGAGTTGCGCGGCTACTTCCGCCAGTTCCAGTTACCTGATGAAATCGATGCCGGCAAGGTTTCGGCCGATCTGAAAAATGGCGTTCTGACCCTGGACCTTCCCAAGGCCGAAGCGGCCAAGCCCCGGCGTATCGAAATCGCGTCGGCTTGATCAATCCAGAGAAAGGGGGTGAGAAGCTGTGACTTTCCGTGACATGATTCCGTGGGGTCGTCATAGGGAGCTTTCCGGTGAGCGGGATACCGAACATCCGTTGAACAGAATCCATGGCAGCATCGACCGGTTGTTCGACGACTTTATGGACCGCATAGGCGGACCGATGGAGACAGAGACTGATTTCCTCTCTCCCCGCATCGATCTTGCAGAAACGGACAAGGAGATAACGGTGACGGCAGAGATGCCGGGCCTCGATGAAAAGGATATCGAGGTCTCCCTTGAGAGGGACCATCTCGTGGTCCGTGGCCACAAGCAGGCAGAGAAGGAAGAGAAGGGAAAGCACATTTACCGTGCCGAAAGGAGTTACGGGGCATTCCATCGGGCGATACCCCTGCCTTGCGAAATCGACGACAAGAAGGTGAAGGCTGTCTACAAGAAAGGACTGTTGACCATCCGTCTGCCCAAATCCCCGGACGCTATCAGGCACCACAAAAGGGTCGAAATCCACTGATCGCTTCCCATTCCTCTTTCAAGGGAGGGGCGCCCGGCACGGGGCGCCTCTCTGTTTTCGGGGACATGGGGGCGCCGTTCGAG
It encodes:
- a CDS encoding mechanosensitive ion channel family protein, translated to MNPGHETDPRQWAVLLLLLLGLVAPVSSTAQTPPAATGEDEVKFATQPIEVKPVSADIHIAKRLERILISTGWFEIPEVKVSEGIVFLDGTTLRKEYKDWAGELARNTKDVVAVVNRVRIVERSPWDFSAEVRTLRNLLREFVRALPLIGLGLLILIAFLFGALVCGRLARFILSRRVANPMLQEVGARVVGIFVLLVGIYVTLHVVGLSRLAVTVLGGTGVVGLVIGFAFRDIMENFLAGILISLRNPFQGGDLIEVAGHLGVVQKVTARGTVLMDLDGNHVQIPNSTIYKSTILNFTANPRRRLSFEVGIGYDNLIPRAQAVALGVLAAHDSVLEKPEPLVLVEKLAAATVNLRIMFWIDGNAFDANKMKSSVMRLVNRAFQDEGISMPDEEREVLFPEAVPVRMVEERETIKAEETVRPEAQATTEAAATVAEGGLTSQEENIREQARLSRVPEAGPNLLKGN
- a CDS encoding mechanosensitive ion channel domain-containing protein, which produces MPNCLMVIGRLLGFMLLLLSLVPPVIAGEGNGTAQGPSPEKIAALIQTLEDPQARQELIAQLEILALAQAPPEKPRVKSAASQLLLGISSRLDVISKTFLSAAGAINELPLAWQWLRQQGTEPQLRSFWGEVLLNLTLVLLAAYGTALLLRALVRRPRRTLQDRDVASAMGRAGRLVLLLLLDLIPVAGFLAAAWLYLAIIDPREKTRLVALAWVNAFILAQVVIALAELITASESPRLRIPRLADETAHYLKIWAGRLSRTVLYGYFFLQAALLLDLSRSLYELLLGALGLVVAILLFVVVLQNRIEVRDWLQRVSEESRAEGWSPRALLGRLGKIWHLLAGAYVIALYLIWSLKVPGGAWYLLRASLLSVVALLAGAGLLRLFEIYMSRGFRISDDQKSRFPGLESRANRYLGGAHVLLKAVVYLFVALAVLQAWGVNVLEWLASEPGKVLGGTAVRVVGIIVISLVVWEVANSLIQRYLNILGEDGVTPAHDARSRTLMTIARKALLVVLMVISSLMVLAELGVNIGPLLAGAGVLGLAVGFGSQKLVQDVITGVFILLEDQVAVGDVIKVGDKGGVVEAVSIRTVRLRDVAGTVHTIPYSTIDNVSNLTKDFSYYVMEVGVAYREDMDEVMKVLREIGAALQEDEEYGPKILEPLEVLGVDAFADSAVVIKARLKTIPIKQWWVGREFNRRMKKRFDELGIEIPFPHTTIYFGESKGGGAPPAFLNLQQETPVSPPAVE
- a CDS encoding cation:proton antiporter, which encodes MSIIYILLVLLIVTRTFGEISERLGQPALLGELVSGICLGILVHHYDQQFPVLSGLTENEVFTAITDLGIFFLMLLGGIELNPVKLLKASKTSLIVATGGMVIPFALGMGFAYLALPPSDLRTAQALFLGTVMAVTAVPVSIKSLMDIGKLETKVGQTIISAAVIDDTLSLILLAVLTGFVQTGTIPDGTALALLFGKIALFFLIASALGHYLFPAIGKYLDKSKADEFEFSMLLIAALSYAMLAEFLGMHFILGAFLAGLFFRRRTITPKIYRDILAKTKGLTTGFLAPVFFASIGMHLDMKAMQVVPGFVIAMIAIATVGKVLGAGASARVAGMSPRESLAIGVGMNARGAVELIIADIALRAGIFTMPEPVHPIIQYMFSSVVIMAIATTLMTPPALKLALHKH
- a CDS encoding Hsp20/alpha crystallin family protein; amino-acid sequence: MALDIFREMENLRREIDGAFRGLGLGRLMEPSFLPGPSTLGYPQINSSQDENNLYIAALVPGIEPKDLELTVIRGVLTLSGERKGSSQENKTWHRRERGLGKFMRTVELPCEVNAERVSAEYRNGVLTVTLPKHEAERPKKISVTAQ
- a CDS encoding Hsp20/alpha crystallin family protein, with protein sequence MEGGEQTPTRFTRPAVDIFETNEGLTMKADLPGVNKEDLTIDIDRDLLTLKAETKPQPKGEAIRKEFELRGYFRQFQLPDEIDAGKVSADLKNGVLTLDLPKAEAAKPRRIEIASA
- a CDS encoding ion transporter, which gives rise to MAAVVLVSVRDLEERYALYFEAFELFSVVVFSAEYLSRLWSCVTDPRYVRPVAGRLRFAATPMAVVDLLAVMPFYIGLVGIDLRFIRSLRLLRIVRVAKVGRYVKALQLFSKVLGAKREELVLTLGMMLLLLIIASCFMFYVENPVQPEHFSDIPHTMWWAVATFTTVGYGDVYPVTGLGKFLAGIVAILGIGLFALPTGILGAGFVEEMQKRKGRRRCPHCGREIDGA
- a CDS encoding Hsp20/alpha crystallin family protein produces the protein MTFRDMIPWGRHRELSGERDTEHPLNRIHGSIDRLFDDFMDRIGGPMETETDFLSPRIDLAETDKEITVTAEMPGLDEKDIEVSLERDHLVVRGHKQAEKEEKGKHIYRAERSYGAFHRAIPLPCEIDDKKVKAVYKKGLLTIRLPKSPDAIRHHKRVEIH